Below is a genomic region from Henckelia pumila isolate YLH828 chromosome 3, ASM3356847v2, whole genome shotgun sequence.
TGGGGGGATTTGTACTAATGTGGCGAGTAGTTAGCTTGTTGAAAAGTTGATTTTGCCTACtttaaagcatcctcaaccatatagattgcagtggtttaatgatagttcggAGGTGAGAGTGACTAGGCAAGTTGTGGTAACTTTTTCCATTGGTAAGTATgaggatgaagtgttgtgtgatgttgttcgtatgcaagcttgtcatattttgttgggGAGACCGTGAcaatttgataggaaggtgacacatgatggttttaaaaatcgttactATTTTACTATGAAAAAATAGTCTATTGTATTGTTTCCTATGACTCCAAAACATGTGTTGGAGgatcatttgaaaaagaaaaagagagaagagGCAGAAAAAAAGAGCGAACAAAAAATtgagatgaccttagaaaaaaagaatgaaaaaaaaattgagaggaaagaggccgataaaaaaatatgtatggcccaaaagagtgagttgcaagagattttacatgtgcatactccacttgtgttgattttttaTATGGAGATtttccttaacacaagtgatatacccggaaatcttccgagtagtgttgtttctctcttgcaggaatttgaagatttattccGGAGGATCTACCTCAAGGATTGCCACCTTTGAGGGAAATTGAACATCAAATTGATCGTGTGCCCGGAAGTGCATTGCCaaatcgtccagcttataggagtaacccggaggaaacaaaagagctacaaaggcaGTAAAGTAAAATTTTAGATAAGGGGTTTGTGCGTGAATCAATGTCTCCTTGTGCTGTGCCTGTTTTGTTAGTTTTTAAGAAggacggttcatggagaatgtgtgtggattttagagctattaataatattatcatCAAGTATGACATCGATTTTTACTCTTTAACTACACCTTGGTTCAACGAAGTATCCGAATACTTGTTGATTGAACCACCGCCACCATGCAGCCGCCGAATTTTGGCCGGCCAACTCCAGCCGTCCCCTCGCCTCCCTTGGGCGACCCTACTCCCAAAATTTCAGATCAAACGTACAACGTTTTCCCAGCCAATTTGAAGGCCAAAGTCGCGCCGCCACCTGCCTCCTCACCTATCTGCCCCTTGTCGGATTCCATGGCCATTTTCGGCAAAGACCCATACATAAATTCGATTCCCCTACCTCAGACGAATATTTTGCAACTAGCCCCACTCTCTAATTCACAGCCGTTCCAATTTAATTTTGGTTCAATGTCTACGCACGATCAAACCCTAGATCCGACAACCTTTTCCTTCAATCCGCCTCCTCCACAGCTCCGATCGAAAAATTGGACCCAGGGTTCTAATCCTCACTCCATGGGCCGTCGATTGCCTCAATCCATTTTGCAAAGCCGACCAAACAATCATCTCAATTTTCCCCCAATTCACCGAGTTCCCAACAAAGTCCCGGCCGGTTCTCGccgctccgatcccagttccaGGACCCCCACCCACCCAAAAACCTTCGGCCCCTCCCAGTTCTCGTCTGCCCGAGTCAACTCGGCCGAGTCACCAAGTCCAGCCAACCCGGCTCGAAGGCCTGCCCAGCCGCCCCGATCCAGACAATTCCTCCTGTTTCTTTTCGTGATATTTTGGATCCTAACTCTCTCGGGGCTCGTAAATTCTCATTTGATGATATCTCGGACTCGTTGGAACAGATTCCATTACCCTCTGTCGAGAACGGAGCTTCGGGTATACGATTCCCGGAAGAGGTAATATCTGCGTGGGCTCATCCTTTTAAATTTTCTCTTATTGGTAAAATCACTGGAAATAGGGGATTAACCCCTAATAATCTTATCACTGCTGCCATCTCTTCCTTGGGTCTTGTCTctctttttaaaataaaattcttccCTCGTGGTTACATGGTTCTTACTCTTACTGTGGAGGACGATTATACTAAATTCTGGAACAACGGTGTACTCACTATTGGCACTGTTTCCATTCGCTTTTCCAAGTGGACACCGGAGTTCAAATTCAAAGCTGAATCTCCTATTGCTCCTGTTTGGGTTCATCTACCAGACCTCCCTCTTCATCTTTATAACAAAAGTTATCTTAATGCTATTGCTCGTTGCCTGGGTAATCCTATCAAAATTGATGCTGTTACAGCAGAGGGATCTCGTGGTCCTTTGCCCGTCTTTGTGTAGAACTTGATGTTACTAAGGAGCTTCCTTTGCATATCTGCGTTGGTTAGGGTGATCATTGCCACTTAATTGAAGTAGTTTATGAGAAAATTCCTTTCTTTTGCTCGGACTGCAAAGTCCTTGGACACTCTTCTGATATTTGCTATCGTCATGGAAAGAATCCCAGGCCTGCCAAGAATCGGCCCCAAGGGGCGGCTGGCCCCTCCTCTACACCGGTCCCTCCTTCGGACCCCTCTTATAGTCTAAATCCTGAAGGCTCGGGATGGACCATAAAAAAGAAGCGAAACCGGTCTACTAGGCATAAAGTCTCGGTCAAAACTCTTGCTGTTAATAATAAGTTTGACCCTCATTCCATACTTGCTGATTCTGAATCACCTTAATTCTCTACCCAGGGTGATACTCTGATTCCTCATCCTATATCCTCTGATGAGGGCAGAGAATGTGCACCGAAGGATCGCAAGCGTGCTTTAACTCAGGAGCACTCTCGTGCCTTAATTCCTTCCTCTTCCTGTGGTCACAGTGCTCGTCCTTCCTCTTCCGTGCCCTCCCCCTTGAAACCCTGCCCTAATAATAAATCGACTTCTTCTATCCCGTCTAATTATTTTACTCCGGATCAGGATATTGCCACCAGTCTCGGACATCTCTTTGAGATTTTGGGCCATCCAATGTCCGAACATGTCACTACATTGGTCAATCCCTCCATCCCAGATCCTTTCATGGACTTTCGTAACTCTGCCTCAGGTGATGAGCGGGATTTTGGCTCTGAAACTGAGGATTCTGCAATGACTGATTCCACTCTTAAGCGCAAGGAAGGTCATCCTTCTCGGCAATACCCTTTGCGTAGATCCTCTCGTCATAAATCTGCTGATCCCCCTCCTTGGTCGTCATGAATTGTCTCATCTGGAATATTAGAGGCCTGGGTAACCCGGATTCCCAGAGGTTCTTAGAAGCCTTGCTGAAGGTCCATAAGGTCAAAATTGTTTCCATTCTTGAACCCATGATCCAGCTTGAGGTACGGTACATGACACGGAAATTTAATTTCTGTAGAGTGTTATCGAACTGCACTGGTAAGATTTGGGCTTTCTTGTCAGAGGAGATAGGTTTAGAGATTTTCCTAGACCACCCTCAGTTCCTTCACCTCAAGTTATCCGCTCCTTTTCTTCCTACTGTTGTTTTTTGCTCCTTTGTTTATACTTCATGCGATAGTATGACACGCAAAGAGCTGTGGGATTTTCTTCTTCAAGTCCAACCCCAGGCCGATCCTTGGTTGTTGGGTGGTGACTTTAATGTCGTTCGCTCCGCCAATGAATGCCTTGGGACTTCTAGTGGTCGTCTGGGCCCCATCAaagatttcaaaaattttattgtcGACTCTTCTCTTGTCGATCCAGGATTTGTTGGCTATCAATTCACTTGGACCAATAAGACTATCTGGAAGCGTCTGGATAGAGTGTTGGCCTCTCCCAGTTGGTCCACCCATTTCTCTTCGATTAAGGTGGAGCATTTGTGTCGTTCTATCTCTGATCAATGTCCTCTCCTGGTTTTTGCTCCTACTGGGATTTGGGGTCCGAGCTCTTTCAGATTCCAGCATATGTGGACTTGTCACCCTGGTTTTATCCAGATAGTTTGCCTTAACTGGAATCTTCCGTGTTCCTTGAGAGGCATGCACAAAATTTTCGCTAAGCTCAAACGTCTCAAAGTCCATCTGAAATGGTGGAACAAGGAGGTGTTTGGTAATCTGTTTGAGAAACTTGCTGAGGCGGAAAAGTCTGTTCATGATGCTGAATCCGCCATTCTGGCCAATCCTTCCGAGTCCTCTCGGGCCCACCTTTCCGCTTGTAACACCTCCCTCACTCATATCTCTAAGATGAAGTTGGATTTCTGGAAGCAAAAAGCAGCTTGTTCCTGGCTTGCTGATGGGGAAAGAAATACCAAACTCTTTCATAATGCGGTCAGAAAGAAAAGGGTCACAAACAAAATTTTCCGCATCTTGGAGGATGGTGTCTGTCTGTCTAATCCCGAGGACATCTGTCGTTCTGGGTGCTCTTTATTTGAAAATCTCCTCACTGGAGACCCCTTTGTTCATTCCCAACCAGACTTTGGTCATTTCACCACTGTTGTCTCAGAAGATGATAATAGGGATATCTCCGCCCTTCCCTCAATCGAGGAGGTTCGATCCATTGTTTTCTCCATTTCGATGGACAGTGTTGCTGGTCCTGAtggtttttccttttgtttctACCAGCGCTATTGGGAGTTCATTCAGTAGGATGTCTTTGAAGCGTTGACCGACTTATTTTAGGGTACTCCATTGCCCCATAGTTTTTCGGCCACCACAATCATTCTCATTCCCAAAATCGTTGGTGCACAGGCTTGGAAAGACTTCCGTCCCATCAGCCTGTGTAACGTTTCCAACAAAATCATCTCCAAACTCCTGTTCAACCGCCTTTGCCATATAGCGGACCGCCTTATCTCTCCTAATCAGAGCGGATTTGTCTCGGGTCATGTTATTTCTGATAATATTCTCTTGGCCCAAGAACTCACTCATAGCTTGGCCCTCCCTTCTCGAGGACATAATATCATCCTGAAGCTCGACATGACCAAGGCTTATGATCGAGTTCAGTGGGGATTTCTGCTTGAAATCTTCCGTCACTTTGGCTTCTCTACTCACTTGATTAGGATGGTTCGAGATTGCATTTCTAATTGCAAATTCTTGATCAACATCAATGGATCCAACTCGGGTTTTTTCTCTTCTACTCGTGGTCTTCGGCAAGGCGATCCTCTTTCTCCTCTACTCTTCATCTTGGGTGCTGAATACCTTTCCCGCTCCCTCTTTTACTCATTCCAGCAACTCCTTTCCCTCAAATTCCGCTTGGGCTGTTCCATCCCAATCTCCCATTTAGTGTATGCTGATGATATCATCATTTTTAATAATGGGAGTAAGCCGAGCATTAGTAGGATCATGGATAATCTTAGGCATTATGAGAACTGCTCCGGTCAACTCATTAATTGCTCTAAAAGCTCCATCGTTTTCTCTCCATCTGTTCCTTCTCATCAGTAAGTTCGAATTCTCAGTGATACGGGATTCGTCTCTGCTGATCTTCCTATCCGCTATCTGTGTGCCCCCTTATTCAGGGGACATCGCAAAATGAGTCTCTTTGACCCCTTGATTTTTTCCGTTAGGCATCGTCTTGAGGGTTGGGAATCTCGTACTCTCTCCCATGGCAGTCGTATCACCTTGATCCGTAGCATTCTTCTCTCTCTTCGTGTGTGTCTCTTTCAGGTCATTCAGCCCCCTCTAGCTATTCTTGATTCTTTGGAACTCACTTTTAATAGTTTTCTCTGGGGATCGGATCCAGGTTCCAAGCGTTGGCACTGGGCTAAATGGGCCAAAACTTGTCTGCCCACTCTTGAAGGTGGACTTGGCTTCCGCCGCCTGAAAGATTTTGTTGACTCTTTCTCCATCAAACTCAGGTTCCGTTTTCGACAAGGCGataatatttaagcccaattcttgaaaagaaaatatttttctacCTCTGACTCGTCTCGGGTTCAAGAAAGGGGCCTAATCTCCCCTACTTGGCGCCGTCTCCTGCGTGCTCGCCATCGAGCAGAACCAAAAATTCGCTGACGCATAGACCATGGCTCAGTTTCCTTTTGGGATGATATCTGTCTTGGCCACTCCCCTTTGGCTGATCTTTCTGTGGTCCAGGGGACCCGATCCATTCTAGTTGCTGATTTACTTAGGGATGGCTCTTGGGACATCGAGCTTCTTCATATGGTTGTGAGCCCTGAGCTTGCTGTCGAAATTTCTCAGGTCCCCATATCTCATTCTGATGACCTTATCATCTATTATTGCAGCAAGGATGGGCGTTTCTCTACTCGTTCTGCTTGGGAGATGCTCCGCCCAAGGGCTCCTATTAGAAGCATCCTTCGGCCTTGTTGGGGGCGCTGGATGCATCCCACCatgtatttttttctttttttgtttgtgGCATCATTGGCTCCCGCTTGATGATGTTCTTCATGCCAAAGGATTCTCCTTCCCTTCTCGCTGCCTCTGTTGTAGGTCGGAAGAATCTTTCGATCATGTCTTCTTCTCGGGTGCAGTTGCTCGAGAAGTTTGGACCTTTTTTGTCTCCATTTTTTGGGTCCAACTTCCGGTTTCCTCTAATCTAAGCATTTTTCTCAGTTCTTGGAAGAGGAATACCGACTGGTCCTCTTTTGGTCATATACGGGAGTTCATTCATTTCCTCATTATTTGGTTCCTTTGGACTTCCTTGAATGATGCCAAACACCGAAATATCTCTCTCTCTTGTCTGGTTGTTAAATTTCATATCCTGTCTTACCTGCATTCGGGAAATCTTGCAGGTATCTTCCAAGTCAAATTCTGGGCAGGTTTTCATCATGCCAGTGGGATTATTGGTCTAGATCTTGACTATTGTCGTACTCATAAAACTCCTATCATTCGCTGGTTGCGCCCTCCTCCCAATTGTTTCAAACTCAATGTGGATGGGAGATCCCGTGGTAATCCTGGGGAATCCTCCGTTGAGGGGATTGTCAGGGATGCCTCGGGGAAAAACCAGATTTTCATTTAGAAAGTTCATTGGCAAAAGGTCCATCACGCGAGCCGCACTTTGGGTTATCTGGCGTGGTGTCCGTAATTGCGTTGATCTTTTTCTGTTTCCTCTTTGGATTGAGACTGATTCTCAGACGGTCATCCATATTATCAGATCTTGACGTTGTCGGTGGGACTTAGATCATATTGTGAGCCGTATCCTTAATTTACTTGCTGGCCGTTCCTTTTACATCTCACATATTTACCGCAAGGGGAATGCGGTGGCGGATGCTCTGGCATCTAATGCTTATACTCATAGGAGCTTCTTGATGACGGTTGGTCCGGATCT
It encodes:
- the LOC140890190 gene encoding uncharacterized protein produces the protein MNCLIWNIRGLGNPDSQRFLEALLKVHKVKIVSILEPMIQLEVRYMTRKFNFCRVLSNCTGKIWAFLSEEIGLEIFLDHPQFLHLKLSAPFLPTVVFCSFVYTSCDSMTRKELWDFLLQVQPQADPWLLGGDFNVVRSANECLGTSSGRLGPIKDFKNFIVDSSLVDPGFVGYQFTWTNKTIWKRLDRVLASPSWSTHFSSIKVEHLCRSISDQCPLLVFAPTGIWGPSSFRFQHMWTCHPGFIQIVCLNWNLPCSLRGMHKIFAKLKRLKVHLKWWNKEVFGNLFEKLAEAEKSVHDAESAILANPSESSRAHLSACNTSLTHISKMKLDFWKQKAACSWLADGERNTKLFHNAVRKKRVTNKIFRILEDGVCLSNPEDICRSGCSLFENLLTGDPFVHSQPDFGHFTTVVSEDDNRDISALPSIEEVRSIVFSISMDSVAGPDGFSFCFYQRYWEFIQ